GCGGCCCGCGTGAGGCCTTCAACCCGGACAAGCTGCTGCGCGGCCTGACCCTCGCCACCGAGAAACGCCCGGTCGATCCGGCCGCCCTGCGCGCTTTCGCGTACGGCTTCGAGGACGAGGTCGGCCTGAGCGAGATTCCCGCCACCGAGATCGGCAAGCGTGCCATGACCTTCCTGCGCCCCCTGGACGACGTGGCGTACATCCGCTTCGCCAGCGTGTACCGCGACTTCGACAGCCTGGAGCGCTTCATCGAGGAGATTCAGGGCCTGAAGAAGGACGAGGACGGCTGACGCCGCACCGCCGGGTGTGCTGAACGGACGACCCCCGCACGGAGCGGGGGCAGGGAAGAGGAGAGGGGGGCCGCCTACTTCCGGCGCGTCCAGTGCTGCACCGTACCCACCACGCCCCGGCGGAAGAACAGCACGACCAGGACGAACACCACGCCCGTGACGATTCCCACCGGGAGGTTCGCGGTGGTGAGCTGGTCGCGCAGCAGCAGCACCAGCCCCGCGCCGATCACCGGGCCGAACAGGGTGGTGGTGCCGCCCAGCAGGGTCATCATGACCACCTCGCCGGACGTGCGCCAGTTCACGACCTCCAGGCTGACCACGCCGTGCCCGAAGGTGTACATGCTGCCCGCCAGCCCGGCCAGCGCCGCGCTGATCAGGAACGCCGTGAACTTGAAGCGCCGGGGGTCGTAGCCGATGCTCTGCGCGCGCGCCTCGTTGTCGCGGACCGCCTGCTGCGCGCGGCCGAAGGGGCTGCGCACCGTGCGCCACGCGACCGCGAAGCCCAGCGCGAACAGCGCGAGGCACACGTAGTAGCGGGTGGTCGAGTTGCTGAAGTCCAGCCCCAGGAACGCGGGCCGGTCAAAGCCCTGCAGGCCGTTCTCGCCGCCGGTCACGTCCGTCCATTGCAGGGCCAGGAAGGAGACCATCTGCGCGAAGGCCAGCGTGATCATCGAGAAGTAGATGCCGCTGGAGCGCACGCTCAGGAACGCGATGGGTACCGCCAGCAGCAGGGCGCTCAGGGTGCCGCCCAGGATTGCGACCGGCACGCTCTGACCGTGCGCGAGCAGATACGCCGTGACGTACGCGCTGCTGCCCCAGAACGCCGCGTGCCCGAAGCTGAGCAGGCCGCTGAAGCCGAACAGCAGGTCGAAGGCCACCGCGAACAGGCCCCACGCCAGGATGTCCAGCGCCAGCACCGGGTAGATCAGCTTGGGCAGGACCAGCAGCAGCACGCCCAGCCCGGCCAGCCACGCGGCGCGGGTGGTGCGTTCCCGGTCGGTGCGCGCAGCCACGCGCGGCAGCGCCGTCACCGCGCCCCCTCCGGCAGGCCGAACAGCCCGCTGGGCCGCACCAGCAGCACCGCGGCCATCAGGATGAACACCAGCGTGTTGGCAATCGGCGGGTAGATCGCCGCGCCCACGGCGGCCAGCACGCCCACCGCGAAGCCCGTGATCACGCTGCCCAGGATGCTGCCCAGCCCCCCGATCACCACCACCGCGAAGGTCGTGATGATCAGCTCCGCGCCCATGTACGGCTCCACCGAGTAGATCGGCGCGGCCAGCACGCCCGCCAGCCCCGCCAGACCCACGCCCACCGCGAACACCCCCGTGACCCAGCGGCCCACGTCAATGCCGAAGGCGCGCGTCACCGCCGGGTTCTCGGTGCTGGCGCGGATCACGGCCCCCACGCGGGTCTTCTCGATCACGAACCACGTCAGCACGCAGATCACCAGCGACAGCGCGATCACGAACAGGCGGTATTTGGGGAACACCACGAAGCCCAGGTTCACCACGCCCGACAGCGCCTCCGGCGGCGTGTACGGCGCGCTCGACACCGCAAAGCGGCTCAGCATCACCTGCTTGACCAGGTCCTGGGTCAGCAGCGTCAGGCCGAAGGTCAGCAGCAGGTTGTAGCTGGGTTCCAGGCCATACAGCCGCGACAGCAGCGTGCGTTCCAGCACTGCTCCCAGCAGCCCCACCAGCACCGGCGCGATCACCAGGGACGGCCAGAAGCCCAGTCCCAGCGCCTGTCCCAGCGCGAAGGCTGTGAACGCGCCCAGCATGTACAGCGCTCCGTGCGCGAAGTTCACGATCCGCAGCATCCCGAAGATCACCGCCAGCCCCAGCGACAGCAGCGCGTAGAACGCCCCGTTCACGAGGCCGTTGAAGACCTGAATCAGCAGTAACTGTGTATTCATTCCGTCCCTTCAGCCGGTGACGCCCACGTCCGCCCGGCCCCTCCACCTCCGGACAGGAGCGGCGTCTGCTCTACTCCTGTCCTCCGCGTCCGTGGCCTCCCAGGAGGCCGACTTGCTACGCTCTGTGGCTCCTCACATCTTGCATTTGCTCTCGCTCAGCGGCATGAACGCCTTCGCGGCGGGAATGGTCTGGAGGCGGGTGAAGAGGTCGCCGGTCTCCTTTGCGTCGGCCTTGGCCTTGACCATCACGGTGTGCACGTCCAGCAGCACGCGGTGGTCCTGCGGGCGGATGGTGGCGTGGCGGGCAAACATGTCGTCGAAGGAGTACCCCTCCAGCGCCCTCACCACCGCGTCGCCATCGTCAGACTTGGCGCGGGCCACGGCCTGCAGGTACGTCATGGTGGCGGAGTACACGCCGGCCTGCGCCCACGTGGGTTTCTTGCCGAAGGCCGCCTCGAACTTCGCGGACCACTGCCGCGAGCGCGCGTCGTAGTTCCAGAACCACGGCACGGTGGCGATGGCGCCCGCGAAGGCGTCCTGGCCGAGCGCGGCCACGTCCGTCTCGAACAGCAGCCCGATCCCCAGGCCGATGCCCTGCTTCTTCAGGCCGAACTCGTTGTACTGCTTGACCACGTTCACGAGGTCGTTGCCGGCCTGCATGGTGCCGAAGATCTTGGGCCTCACGCTCTGCGCCTTGAGCAGGTACGACGAGAAGTCCGTGTTCGGGAAGGGTGTGGCGTCGCTGGGCGCGGCGAGCTTGCCGCCGTTCTCCTGGATGGCGGCCGTCATCTGGCGGTTGAGGTCCTGCCCGAAGGCGTAGTTGGGGTAGATGATGTACCAGCTGCTGCCGCCGCGCTTGGTGACGGCCGTGCCGGTCCCGTTGGCGAGCATGTAGTTGTCGTAGGCGTAGTGGAAGGTGTACTTGTTGCAGCTCTCGTTGGTCAGGGCGGTGGTGCCGCCGGTCACGACCATCACCGGGATCTTCTTGCCCTTGGCGACCGCCGAGGCGGACAGCGCCGCGCTGCTGGTCGGCAGGTCCAGGAGCACGTCCACGCCCTGGCGGTCGATCATCTCGGCGGCCTTGTTGCCGGCCACATCCGCCTTGTTCTGGTGGTCCACGCCGACCACGCTGATCTTCCCGGCGTAGGCCTTGTTGGCCTTCATGAAATCGTCTACGGCCATCTGCGCGGCCTTCACGCTGCCCTGCCCGGACAGCTCGGAGTACACGCCGGACAGGTCGGTCAGCACGCCGACCTTGATACTCCCGCCCGTCAGGGTCTGGGCGAGGGCACCGGGAGCGGCACACAGGGCGGCGGCGAGCAGGGCGGTCATGGTGGTGGTCTTCATGGCAGTACCTCCAGGGAATGGGGAGCGGACTCTATACGCTCAGGGCGCCGAGCAGGTCGCCGCGGCGGGTCTCGACCTCGCTGCGCGCGACCTCATCGACGATGTGGCCGTCCACGAACACGTAGTGGCGGTCGGCCAGCCGGGCGGCGAACTTGAGGTTCTGCTCGACCAGCAGCACGCCCATGCCGTCCGCGCGCAGGTTCTCGATGATCTTTGCGATGCCCTGCACGATCACGGGGGCGAGGCCCTCGCTGGGCTCGTCGAGGAGCAGAAGCCGGGGGCCGCTGCGCAGCACGCGCACGATGGCGAGCATCTGCTGCTCGCCGCCCGAGAGCTTGCTGCCCGGGTGGTGGCCGCGCTCGCGCAGCACCGGAAAGGTCTCCAGGGCGCGCTCGGTGCTCCAGCCGCCCGGGCGGGCGGGCGGCAGTTCCAGGTTCTCGCGGACACTCAGGGTGCCCATGATCGCCCGTTCCTCCGGCACCCACGCCAGGCCGCGCGCCGCGACCCGGTGGCTGGGCAGGCGGGTGATGTCCTCGCCGGCGAAGGTGACGCGCCCGGTGCGGCTGCGCAGCACGCCCATGACCGACTTCAGGGTGGTGGTCTTGCCGGCGCCGTTGCGGCCGATCAGGCTGACGACCTCACCGGGATTCACGTACAGGTTCACGCCGTGCAGCACGTGGCTCTGCCCGTAGTACGCGTTCAGGTCGCGCACGTCCAGCAGGGGCCCGGTCACGCGTGCGCCTCCTCGCCCAGGTACGCCTCGATCACGCGCGGATCGCGCCGGACGTCGTCGTAGCGGCCGCTGGCGAGCACCGCGCCGTACTGCAGCACCGTGATGCGGTGCGCGAGCTGCGCCACCACGCCCATGTTGTGCTCGACCAGCACGACCGTACGCCCGCGCGCGACGCGTTCCACCAGTCCGGTCACCCGCGCGATGCCCTCGGTGCCCATGCCGGACGTGGGTTCGTCCAGCAGCAGCACCCGGGGGTCCTGCGTGAGGGAAATTCCGATCTCCAGCTGCCGTTTCTCACCGTGCGACAGGTCCGCGGCGAGCCGGGCGTGCGCGCCCTCGAGGCCCACGTCCGCGAGGATCTCCTCAGCGCGCGGGGCCAGCGCGTCCAGGGTCGACAGGCGCGACCAGAACTGTCCCGGCAGCCGGGTGGGCGACTGCAGCGCGACCAGCACGTTCTCGCGCACGGTCATGCTGGGAAACACCGAACTGATCTGGAACGAGCGGCTCAGGCCCCGGCGCACCACCGCGTGCGGGGGCAGCGTGTCGATCCGCTCCCCGAACAGCCGCACCTCGCCGGAGGTGGGGGTCAGGAAGCCGGAGAGCAGGTGAAAGAGCGTGGTCTTGCCCGCGCCGTTCGGCCCGATGATCGCGTGGATCTCGCCCTCCTCGATGCCGAGGGTCACGTCGTTGGTGGCGCGGAAGCCCCGGAAGTCCTTGACCAGGTGGCGCGCTTCGAGGGCCGGGGGCCTGCCAGGCGGGGGCGCGGGCGCCGGATGTGCGGTGTTGGCCGTCATGGCGACCGGCCGGATGCGGCGTGGGGCATCGTCCTCCCTTTCGTGCGGTTGTGGTACGCGGGGAGTGTACGACCGGGGCGTGACGCGCCCGTTACAGCCGGGGGTCGCCGGGACTCACAGCCGGCTGGGGCCGCCGTCCTGCACCGGGCGGGGGTACGCGGGCGTCTCCTGACCGGGCGTGTGGCCGCGCACGCCCTCCAGCAGCGCGCGGATGTGCGCGAAGTCCGCATGGAGGTCTCCGGTCGGCTGCACGTACCCGACGATTCCGACCCGCCGTCGCCCCCAGTCGAGGACCGTCACGCCGATGGGCACGCCGGCCTCCAGCGCCATGTAGTAAAAGCCAGTCTTCCAGTACTCGCCGCGTGCCCGGGTGCCCTCCGGCGCGACGGCCAGCACGAGTTCCGGTTCGCGGTCGATGATCGCCACGACCGCGTCCACGACGTTCCCCCCGGCCCGCTGCCGGTCGACCGGCAGGCCGCCCAGCGCCCGCATGACCACGCCCACCGGAAACGTGAACAGCTCCCGCTTGGCGAGGAAGCGCACCGGCAGCCGCACGGCGGTCGCCAGCAGGATGCCCGGCCAGAAGTCCGCGTTGCTGGTGTGGGGCGCGACGGCCGCCACGACCTTCGGACCGGGCGGCGGGGCCAGGACCACCGTCCAGCCCAGGGCGCTCAGCGCAAGCAGGGCCGCGCGTGAGGTGGGCGTGGGGGTGCGGCCGGGCCACAGGGGAGCCATGTCCGGCGAGTATACGGGCGCGCTCAGCGCCGACGGGGCGGGCGCGCGGGGCTGCGCTGGGCGGCCGGGTGGTCCTGCCACGCGGCCAGCACCAGCGAGATCACGATGGCCAGCCCGGCGAGCAGCAGTTCCATGCCGGCATCATGCCAGCATTCACCTGGCCTTCATATTAGGTTTTTCTCTCGGCGTGCCGGACCGCGCCCGCACCACCCCCGGTCGGGTGGGCCGCCCGGGTCCGTTCAGTCGCGTTCGGTGCCGTCGCGCTCGATCGTCACCAGGATGCGGTTGCCCCGATGGCGCACCCGCAGCTCGGCCTTGCCGCCGCGGGCGCTACGGAACTCACTGCGGATCTCGCTGCGCGTCTGCGTGGACTGCACCAGCACGTATCCCTCCACCCGCAGGCGCGCCACGTACTCGTCGTGCACCTGCCGCAGGTTCGTCCGGGGGTCCATCGCGGCCCACTCGCGCCCCGCGCCCCACGGAATGCCCGCCCCGGGCGCCGGCTGCACGGGCGCGGGCTGAACGGGGACCGGCCGCACCGGCACGGCCAGCGGCACCGGGCGCGCGGCCACGCGGTAGTACGCCGTCGCGCTGTCCCACGCGTTGTCGGGCACCGGCGTCACCACGATGCTCAGTGCCTGCGCCAGCTGTCCCTGGCCCTGCACGCTCACGCTCGCGAACGATCCCTGCTGACTCTTGAACGACGCGATGTCGTCGATGTTCAGGGGCGTGCGGCTGGCCAGCGCCAGCACCTTGTTCACGCCGTACGGCGCGGCGATGTCGAAGGTAAAGCCGTCGCCGGCCCCGGGGAACACCTTCACGGCGCCGGCCTTCAGGAAGTTCCCGCCGCCCTGGTACCGGTTGGGCAGGATCAGGTCGATCTGCCCGGACGGGTCCACGTTGAACAGGTACACGTACGCGTCCTGCGCGACGGAGGTGTACAGGCGGATCTTGTCGCCCGGCGCGTAGTCCGGCGTGCCGGTGCCGCTGCTGTCGCGGTCCGTCCACACGCGCACGTTCACGGGGCTGGGCACCGGGTTCACGATGATGCTCTGCGCGCTGATTTTCGGCGCGGCGTGGGCCGGGGCCACCAGGGCGGCGCCCAGGACGGTCAGGGCAAGGCGTTTCTTCATACCGGCAGTGTGCGCCCTACGGATGACCACAGGCTGATGCGCCCACCTGTGAATGGTCGTCGAGTCCGCACGGTGCGGCGCTCCGGGGCCGCCCGTTACACTGGACCCGTGACTCCCCGCATCGCGGCCGCCCCGCGCCCTGTCCGGCCTCGCCGCGCCGGCGTGCTGCTGTGCGCCCTGCTGGTGGCCGGCGCCGGAGACGCGGCGACGGGCGCCCCGACCGCACCCGAGCGCCCGCTGCCCGGCATTCCCGTGTTCGAGTACGCCCACCCCGCCCGCACCATGCCGCCGGTCCTGCCCGGCGAGGCGACGGTGTTCAG
The Deinococcus metalli DNA segment above includes these coding regions:
- the nrdR gene encoding transcriptional regulator NrdR, whose product is MRCPYCSAPDSKVVNSRPSDDGASIRRRRECLNCARRFTTYERAQLEPLMVIKRSGPREAFNPDKLLRGLTLATEKRPVDPAALRAFAYGFEDEVGLSEIPATEIGKRAMTFLRPLDDVAYIRFASVYRDFDSLERFIEEIQGLKKDEDG
- a CDS encoding branched-chain amino acid ABC transporter permease, which produces MTALPRVAARTDRERTTRAAWLAGLGVLLLVLPKLIYPVLALDILAWGLFAVAFDLLFGFSGLLSFGHAAFWGSSAYVTAYLLAHGQSVPVAILGGTLSALLLAVPIAFLSVRSSGIYFSMITLAFAQMVSFLALQWTDVTGGENGLQGFDRPAFLGLDFSNSTTRYYVCLALFALGFAVAWRTVRSPFGRAQQAVRDNEARAQSIGYDPRRFKFTAFLISAALAGLAGSMYTFGHGVVSLEVVNWRTSGEVVMMTLLGGTTTLFGPVIGAGLVLLLRDQLTTANLPVGIVTGVVFVLVVLFFRRGVVGTVQHWTRRK
- a CDS encoding branched-chain amino acid ABC transporter permease; translation: MNTQLLLIQVFNGLVNGAFYALLSLGLAVIFGMLRIVNFAHGALYMLGAFTAFALGQALGLGFWPSLVIAPVLVGLLGAVLERTLLSRLYGLEPSYNLLLTFGLTLLTQDLVKQVMLSRFAVSSAPYTPPEALSGVVNLGFVVFPKYRLFVIALSLVICVLTWFVIEKTRVGAVIRASTENPAVTRAFGIDVGRWVTGVFAVGVGLAGLAGVLAAPIYSVEPYMGAELIITTFAVVVIGGLGSILGSVITGFAVGVLAAVGAAIYPPIANTLVFILMAAVLLVRPSGLFGLPEGAR
- a CDS encoding ABC transporter substrate-binding protein, whose protein sequence is MKTTTMTALLAAALCAAPGALAQTLTGGSIKVGVLTDLSGVYSELSGQGSVKAAQMAVDDFMKANKAYAGKISVVGVDHQNKADVAGNKAAEMIDRQGVDVLLDLPTSSAALSASAVAKGKKIPVMVVTGGTTALTNESCNKYTFHYAYDNYMLANGTGTAVTKRGGSSWYIIYPNYAFGQDLNRQMTAAIQENGGKLAAPSDATPFPNTDFSSYLLKAQSVRPKIFGTMQAGNDLVNVVKQYNEFGLKKQGIGLGIGLLFETDVAALGQDAFAGAIATVPWFWNYDARSRQWSAKFEAAFGKKPTWAQAGVYSATMTYLQAVARAKSDDGDAVVRALEGYSFDDMFARHATIRPQDHRVLLDVHTVMVKAKADAKETGDLFTRLQTIPAAKAFMPLSESKCKM
- a CDS encoding ABC transporter ATP-binding protein, translated to MTGPLLDVRDLNAYYGQSHVLHGVNLYVNPGEVVSLIGRNGAGKTTTLKSVMGVLRSRTGRVTFAGEDITRLPSHRVAARGLAWVPEERAIMGTLSVRENLELPPARPGGWSTERALETFPVLRERGHHPGSKLSGGEQQMLAIVRVLRSGPRLLLLDEPSEGLAPVIVQGIAKIIENLRADGMGVLLVEQNLKFAARLADRHYVFVDGHIVDEVARSEVETRRGDLLGALSV
- a CDS encoding ABC transporter ATP-binding protein — translated: MTANTAHPAPAPPPGRPPALEARHLVKDFRGFRATNDVTLGIEEGEIHAIIGPNGAGKTTLFHLLSGFLTPTSGEVRLFGERIDTLPPHAVVRRGLSRSFQISSVFPSMTVRENVLVALQSPTRLPGQFWSRLSTLDALAPRAEEILADVGLEGAHARLAADLSHGEKRQLEIGISLTQDPRVLLLDEPTSGMGTEGIARVTGLVERVARGRTVVLVEHNMGVVAQLAHRITVLQYGAVLASGRYDDVRRDPRVIEAYLGEEAHA
- a CDS encoding 1-acyl-sn-glycerol-3-phosphate acyltransferase; the encoded protein is MAPLWPGRTPTPTSRAALLALSALGWTVVLAPPPGPKVVAAVAPHTSNADFWPGILLATAVRLPVRFLAKRELFTFPVGVVMRALGGLPVDRQRAGGNVVDAVVAIIDREPELVLAVAPEGTRARGEYWKTGFYYMALEAGVPIGVTVLDWGRRRVGIVGYVQPTGDLHADFAHIRALLEGVRGHTPGQETPAYPRPVQDGGPSRL
- a CDS encoding DUF4384 domain-containing protein → MKKRLALTVLGAALVAPAHAAPKISAQSIIVNPVPSPVNVRVWTDRDSSGTGTPDYAPGDKIRLYTSVAQDAYVYLFNVDPSGQIDLILPNRYQGGGNFLKAGAVKVFPGAGDGFTFDIAAPYGVNKVLALASRTPLNIDDIASFKSQQGSFASVSVQGQGQLAQALSIVVTPVPDNAWDSATAYYRVAARPVPLAVPVRPVPVQPAPVQPAPGAGIPWGAGREWAAMDPRTNLRQVHDEYVARLRVEGYVLVQSTQTRSEIRSEFRSARGGKAELRVRHRGNRILVTIERDGTERD